A single window of Nicotiana tomentosiformis chromosome 1, ASM39032v3, whole genome shotgun sequence DNA harbors:
- the LOC104088138 gene encoding sugar transporter ERD6-like 5 isoform X1 → MDEGLLDRSSPRKASWESHVTANVVLSSSVAACGYFAYGFAVGYASPAQSGIMDDLGLSIAEYSVFASIMTFGGMIGALISGKVADIFGRRVTMWLLDLFFILGWCSIIFGKRAWWLDAGRLLMGVGSGIQLYVAPIYISEVTPKNIRGCFAAAASFTLTLGFSLAYYIGNNMNWRTLALVGASPCFIQVLGVFFIPESPRWLSKIGLEEEVEASLQRLRGGNADISTEAAEIRDYTKTVRQLSGSDFMDLFSRKYARPLIVGTGLMALVQFGGNSGISSFASSIFRAAGCSADSASRVMAVLQLPFAAMSIILTEKAGRRLLMMITSAGACLGCFLSALGFLLKVLNLVINRILQFVCHTFVVVMFIISMILLYHELDYHQPAELTSSMVFTGILLFSVSFTMGMGGTPWIIMSEILTINIKGSAGSFIALVNCFTSWIVSYAFNFLFQWNAAGIFFLFSFFCGSVVVFVAMLVPETKGRTLEEIQASMTLLQ, encoded by the exons ATGGATGAAGGTTTACTAGATAGGAGCAGTCCCAGAAAAGCAAGTTGGGAATCCCATGTTACTGCGAATGTTGTTTTGAGCTCCTCAGTTGCTGCCTGTGGTTACTTTGCCTATGGATTTGCT GTTGGAtatgcatctcctgctcaatcagGGATCATGGATGACCTGGGACTCTCTATAGCAGAG TATTCAGTTTTTGCTTCAATCATGACATTTGGAGGAATGATTGGGGCTCTCATAAGTGGAAAGGTGGCTGATATTTTTGGCAGGAGAGTT ACAATGTGGCTTTTGGATCTATTTTTTATCTTGGGCTGGTGCTCAATAATCTTTGGCAAG AGAGCTTGGTGGCTTGATGCTGGACGGTTGCTGATGGGAGTTGGTTCAGGAATTCAGTTATATGTG GCACCTATATACATTTCAGAGGTCACACCAAAAAATATCCGAGGGTGCTTTGCAGCAGCTGCTTCA TTTACGCTGACTCTTGGGTTTTCGCTGGCGTATTACATTGGGAATAACATGAACTGGCGCACTTTAGCTCTAGTAG GTGCTAGCCCTTGCTTTATACAAGTGCTAGGTGTATTCTTCATACCAGAGTCTCCTAGGTGGTTG TCTAAAATTGGTCTGGAGGAGGAGGTAGAAGCATCACTACAGCGTCTGAGGGGGGGAAATGCAGATATTTCTACTGAAGCAGCTGAAATAAGA GACTATACCAAGACAGTTCGGCAACTCTCAGGATCTGACTTTATGGATTTGTTCAGTAGGAAATATGCACGTCCACTTATT GTTGGAACGGGGTTAATGGCTCTCGTACAGTTTGGAGGGAACAGTGGGATATCTTCTTTTGCCAGTTCAATTTTTAGAGCGGCAG GTTGTTCGGCAGACTCAGCATCTAGAGTCATGGCTGTTCTCCAG CTTCCATTTGCTGCCATGAGTATTATCCTTACCGAAAAAGCTGGACGGCGACTGCTTATGATG ATTACTTCGGCTGGGGCTTGCTTAGGATGCTTTCTTTCAGCGTTGGGGTTTCTTTTAAAGGTGCTAAACTTGGTGATAAATCGAATACTTCAATTTGTTTGCCACACTTTTGTTGTTGTGATGTTCATCATATCGATGATTCTGCTTTACCATGAACTGGATTATCATCAACCGGCAGAGCTAACCTCTTCGATGGTGTTCACTGGCATACTG CTCTTTTCTGTATCTTTCACAATGGGCATGGGTGGTACACCCTGGATTATCATGTCAGAG ATACTAACTATAAACATCAAGGGTTCTGCTGGGAGTTTCATTGCCTTGGTCAACTGTTTTACTTCTTGGATAGTTTCTTATGCTTTTAATTTCCTATTCCAATGGAATGCAGCAG GAATATTCTTCTTGTTTTCATTCTTTTGTGGCTCAGTCGTTGTATTCGTTGCAATGCTGGTACCGGAGACTAAGGGACGGACACTTGAGGAAATCCAGGCATCGATGACATTACTTCAATGA
- the LOC104088138 gene encoding sugar transporter ERD6-like 5 isoform X2, with translation MDEGLLDRSSPRKASWESHVTANVVLSSSVAACGYFAYGFAVGYASPAQSGIMDDLGLSIAEYSVFASIMTFGGMIGALISGKVADIFGRRVTMWLLDLFFILGWCSIIFGKRAWWLDAGRLLMGVGSGIQLYVAPIYISEVTPKNIRGCFAAAASFTLTLGFSLAYYIGNNMNWRTLALVGASPCFIQVLGVFFIPESPRWLSKIGLEEEVEASLQRLRGGNADISTEAAEIRDYTKTVRQLSGSDFMDLFSRKYARPLIVGTGLMALVQFGGNSGISSFASSIFRAAGCSADSASRVMAVLQLPFAAMSIILTEKAGRRLLMMITSAGACLGCFLSALGFLLKLFSVSFTMGMGGTPWIIMSEILTINIKGSAGSFIALVNCFTSWIVSYAFNFLFQWNAAGIFFLFSFFCGSVVVFVAMLVPETKGRTLEEIQASMTLLQ, from the exons ATGGATGAAGGTTTACTAGATAGGAGCAGTCCCAGAAAAGCAAGTTGGGAATCCCATGTTACTGCGAATGTTGTTTTGAGCTCCTCAGTTGCTGCCTGTGGTTACTTTGCCTATGGATTTGCT GTTGGAtatgcatctcctgctcaatcagGGATCATGGATGACCTGGGACTCTCTATAGCAGAG TATTCAGTTTTTGCTTCAATCATGACATTTGGAGGAATGATTGGGGCTCTCATAAGTGGAAAGGTGGCTGATATTTTTGGCAGGAGAGTT ACAATGTGGCTTTTGGATCTATTTTTTATCTTGGGCTGGTGCTCAATAATCTTTGGCAAG AGAGCTTGGTGGCTTGATGCTGGACGGTTGCTGATGGGAGTTGGTTCAGGAATTCAGTTATATGTG GCACCTATATACATTTCAGAGGTCACACCAAAAAATATCCGAGGGTGCTTTGCAGCAGCTGCTTCA TTTACGCTGACTCTTGGGTTTTCGCTGGCGTATTACATTGGGAATAACATGAACTGGCGCACTTTAGCTCTAGTAG GTGCTAGCCCTTGCTTTATACAAGTGCTAGGTGTATTCTTCATACCAGAGTCTCCTAGGTGGTTG TCTAAAATTGGTCTGGAGGAGGAGGTAGAAGCATCACTACAGCGTCTGAGGGGGGGAAATGCAGATATTTCTACTGAAGCAGCTGAAATAAGA GACTATACCAAGACAGTTCGGCAACTCTCAGGATCTGACTTTATGGATTTGTTCAGTAGGAAATATGCACGTCCACTTATT GTTGGAACGGGGTTAATGGCTCTCGTACAGTTTGGAGGGAACAGTGGGATATCTTCTTTTGCCAGTTCAATTTTTAGAGCGGCAG GTTGTTCGGCAGACTCAGCATCTAGAGTCATGGCTGTTCTCCAG CTTCCATTTGCTGCCATGAGTATTATCCTTACCGAAAAAGCTGGACGGCGACTGCTTATGATG ATTACTTCGGCTGGGGCTTGCTTAGGATGCTTTCTTTCAGCGTTGGGGTTTCTTTTAAAG CTCTTTTCTGTATCTTTCACAATGGGCATGGGTGGTACACCCTGGATTATCATGTCAGAG ATACTAACTATAAACATCAAGGGTTCTGCTGGGAGTTTCATTGCCTTGGTCAACTGTTTTACTTCTTGGATAGTTTCTTATGCTTTTAATTTCCTATTCCAATGGAATGCAGCAG GAATATTCTTCTTGTTTTCATTCTTTTGTGGCTCAGTCGTTGTATTCGTTGCAATGCTGGTACCGGAGACTAAGGGACGGACACTTGAGGAAATCCAGGCATCGATGACATTACTTCAATGA
- the LOC104089589 gene encoding tryptophan synthase alpha chain, whose amino-acid sequence MASFLKATHFIHSNNKLENHAFPHSYNNTQRLKISTSVKPPMAALSTTPTVGLSETFTRLKQQGKVALIPYITAGDPDMSTTAEALKVLDRCGSDIIELGVPYSDPLADGPVIQAAATRSLSRGTNFAKVLSMLKDVVPQLSCPIALFTYYNPILKRGTERFMATVRDAGVHGLVVPDVPLEETEILRKEAARHNIELVLLTTPTTPTIRMKAITEASEGFVYLVSSIGVTGARESVSSKVQSLLIDIKEATSKPVAVGFGISKPEHVKQVARWGADGVIVGSAMVRILGEAKSPEEGLKELEVFVTSLKSALS is encoded by the exons ATGGCATCTTTTCTAAAAGCAACCCACTTCATTCACTCCAATAACAAGCTTGAAAATCACGCGTTTCCTCATTCCTATAATAATACCCAAAGACTTAAGATTTCAACTTCGGTCAAACCTCCCATGGCTGCCCTCAGCACCACACCAACTGTTGGACTTTCTGAGACTTTCACTCGATTGAAGCAACAAGGCAAA GTGGCATTAATTCCATACATCACTGCTGGGGATCCTGACATGTCAACAACTGCAGAAGCACTGAAAGTGCTTGATCGATGTGGTTCGGATATCATAGAACTAGGAGTACCTTACTCTGATCCGTTGGCTGATGGTCCAGTCATCCAG GCTGCTGCTACAAGATCACTGAGTAGAGGGACCAATTTCGCCAAAGTCTTATCAATGTTAAAAGAT GTTGTGCCTCAGTTGTCCTGTCCGATTGCCTTGTTCACATATTATAATCCAATACTTAAACGCGGTACTGAAAGGTTCATGGCCACTGTGAGAGATGCTGGTGTACATG GACTTGTTGTTCCAGATGTCCCTCTTGAGGAAACTGAAATTTTAAGAAAGGAAGCTGCTAGGCATAATATTGAATTG GTATTGCTTACAACACCGACTACTCCAACAATCCGTATGAAAGCCATTACTGAAGCTTCAGAGGGATTCGTGTATCTT GTGAGCTCAATTGGAGTTACTGGAGCTCGTGAATCTGTCAGTTCGAAAGTTCAATCGCTCCTGATCGACATTAAAGAG GCAACATCTAAGCCAGTGGCAGTCGGATTTGGTATATCAAAACCCGAGCACGTCAAGCAG GTGGCAAGATGGGGAGCTGATGGTGTGATTGTTGGTAGTGCGATGGTAAGAATACTAGGTGAAGCAAAATCCCCCGAAGAAGGCTTAAAGGAATTAGAGGTCTTTGTGACATCTTTAAAATCTGCACTCTCTTGA
- the LOC104089590 gene encoding uncharacterized protein isoform X2, with protein sequence MLGISYGELFLLLGATASLIGPKDLPIIARTAGRFAGLYVQLARGQFESVMQQSQARQVHKELQDTIAQLEAIRHEIRKISFMNPGPLTSRLVDSINTTAANGTVENGPQKSDEENTIVKKGPQISEKESIVATITPEDHSSGKALTDMHSQAAAYARLAETTPLEAISVDKEGLSELTDESGSIIVLPVSAESAGLLPKRKDEAKGSDIVLEAILEAEVANNAKEFFSQPQNQLKSD encoded by the exons atgctGGGAATTTCATATGGGGAGCTATTTCTCCTGCTTGGCGCTACTGCTTCTCTTATTG GACCTAAAGATCTGCCAATCATAGCAAGAACGGCAGGCAGATTTGCTGGGCTCTATGTTCAATTGGCTCGTGGTCAATTTGAAAGTGTCATGCAGCAGTCTCAAGCTCGCCAG GTGCATAAGGAACTGCAAGATACCATTGCTCAGCTGGAAGCCATACGTCATGAAATTCGAAAAATCTCGTTTATGAATCCTGGTCCATTGACGTCGAGGCTAGTAGACAGCATCAACACAACAGCTGCAAATGGCACTG TTGAAAATGGACCTCAAAAATCTGATGAAGAGAACACCATAGTTAAAAAGGGACCTCAAATATCCGAGAAAGAGAGCATTGTAGCAACTATCACACCTGAG GATCATAGTTCAGGGAAAGCTTTGACTGATATGCACAGCCAAGCCGCTGCTTATGCTAGATTGGCTGAAACGACACCTTTGGAAGCCATTTCTGTAGATAAGGAAGGTCTGAGTGAACTGACTGATGAATCTGGCAGTATTATTGTGCTCCCTGTCTCAGCAGAGAGTGCAGGGTTGTTGCCAAAACGTAAAG ATGAAGCAAAGGGGTCTGACATTGTGTTAGAAGCGATATTGGAGGCAGAAGTCGCAAATAATGCCAAAGAGTTTTTCTCACAGCCACAAAACCAATTAAAAAGTGACTGA
- the LOC104089590 gene encoding uncharacterized protein isoform X1, giving the protein MLGISYGELFLLLGATASLIGPKDLPIIARTAGRFAGLYVQLARGQFESVMQQSQARQVHKELQDTIAQLEAIRHEIRKISFMNPGPLTSRLVDSINTTAANGTVENGPQKSDEENTIVKKGPQISEKESIVATITPEDHSSGKALTDMHSQAAAYARLAETTPLEAISVDKEGLSELTDESGSIIVLPVSAESAGLLPKRKGTFKEDLRIRRQRSASCQVSMSAVDERFRGKMDNLTPIRVYL; this is encoded by the exons atgctGGGAATTTCATATGGGGAGCTATTTCTCCTGCTTGGCGCTACTGCTTCTCTTATTG GACCTAAAGATCTGCCAATCATAGCAAGAACGGCAGGCAGATTTGCTGGGCTCTATGTTCAATTGGCTCGTGGTCAATTTGAAAGTGTCATGCAGCAGTCTCAAGCTCGCCAG GTGCATAAGGAACTGCAAGATACCATTGCTCAGCTGGAAGCCATACGTCATGAAATTCGAAAAATCTCGTTTATGAATCCTGGTCCATTGACGTCGAGGCTAGTAGACAGCATCAACACAACAGCTGCAAATGGCACTG TTGAAAATGGACCTCAAAAATCTGATGAAGAGAACACCATAGTTAAAAAGGGACCTCAAATATCCGAGAAAGAGAGCATTGTAGCAACTATCACACCTGAG GATCATAGTTCAGGGAAAGCTTTGACTGATATGCACAGCCAAGCCGCTGCTTATGCTAGATTGGCTGAAACGACACCTTTGGAAGCCATTTCTGTAGATAAGGAAGGTCTGAGTGAACTGACTGATGAATCTGGCAGTATTATTGTGCTCCCTGTCTCAGCAGAGAGTGCAGGGTTGTTGCCAAAACGTAAAG GTACATTTAAAGAAGATTTGCGCATTAGAAGGCAGAGATCAGCTTCATGCCAAGTGAGCATGTCAGCTGTGGATGAAAGATTCCGTGGAAAGATGGATAATTTAACCCCAATTCGAGTATATCTCTAA
- the LOC104088138 gene encoding sugar transporter ERD6-like 5 isoform X4: protein MDEGLLDRSSPRKASWESHVTANVVLSSSVAACGYFAYGFAVGYASPAQSGIMDDLGLSIAEYSVFASIMTFGGMIGALISGKVADIFGRRVTMWLLDLFFILGWCSIIFGKRAWWLDAGRLLMGVGSGIQLYVAPIYISEVTPKNIRGCFAAAASFTLTLGFSLAYYIGNNMNWRTLALVGASPCFIQVLGVFFIPESPRWLSKIGLEEEVEASLQRLRGGNADISTEAAEIRDYTKTVRQLSGSDFMDLFSRKYARPLIVGTGLMALVQFGGNSGISSFASSIFRAAASICCHEYYPYRKSWTATAYDDYFGWGLLRMLSFSVGVSFKELTSSMVFTGILLFSVSFTMGMGGTPWIIMSEILTINIKGSAGSFIALVNCFTSWIVSYAFNFLFQWNAAGIFFLFSFFCGSVVVFVAMLVPETKGRTLEEIQASMTLLQ, encoded by the exons ATGGATGAAGGTTTACTAGATAGGAGCAGTCCCAGAAAAGCAAGTTGGGAATCCCATGTTACTGCGAATGTTGTTTTGAGCTCCTCAGTTGCTGCCTGTGGTTACTTTGCCTATGGATTTGCT GTTGGAtatgcatctcctgctcaatcagGGATCATGGATGACCTGGGACTCTCTATAGCAGAG TATTCAGTTTTTGCTTCAATCATGACATTTGGAGGAATGATTGGGGCTCTCATAAGTGGAAAGGTGGCTGATATTTTTGGCAGGAGAGTT ACAATGTGGCTTTTGGATCTATTTTTTATCTTGGGCTGGTGCTCAATAATCTTTGGCAAG AGAGCTTGGTGGCTTGATGCTGGACGGTTGCTGATGGGAGTTGGTTCAGGAATTCAGTTATATGTG GCACCTATATACATTTCAGAGGTCACACCAAAAAATATCCGAGGGTGCTTTGCAGCAGCTGCTTCA TTTACGCTGACTCTTGGGTTTTCGCTGGCGTATTACATTGGGAATAACATGAACTGGCGCACTTTAGCTCTAGTAG GTGCTAGCCCTTGCTTTATACAAGTGCTAGGTGTATTCTTCATACCAGAGTCTCCTAGGTGGTTG TCTAAAATTGGTCTGGAGGAGGAGGTAGAAGCATCACTACAGCGTCTGAGGGGGGGAAATGCAGATATTTCTACTGAAGCAGCTGAAATAAGA GACTATACCAAGACAGTTCGGCAACTCTCAGGATCTGACTTTATGGATTTGTTCAGTAGGAAATATGCACGTCCACTTATT GTTGGAACGGGGTTAATGGCTCTCGTACAGTTTGGAGGGAACAGTGGGATATCTTCTTTTGCCAGTTCAATTTTTAGAGCGGCAG CTTCCATTTGCTGCCATGAGTATTATCCTTACCGAAAAAGCTGGACGGCGACTGCTTATGATG ATTACTTCGGCTGGGGCTTGCTTAGGATGCTTTCTTTCAGCGTTGGGGTTTCTTTTAAAG AGCTAACCTCTTCGATGGTGTTCACTGGCATACTG CTCTTTTCTGTATCTTTCACAATGGGCATGGGTGGTACACCCTGGATTATCATGTCAGAG ATACTAACTATAAACATCAAGGGTTCTGCTGGGAGTTTCATTGCCTTGGTCAACTGTTTTACTTCTTGGATAGTTTCTTATGCTTTTAATTTCCTATTCCAATGGAATGCAGCAG GAATATTCTTCTTGTTTTCATTCTTTTGTGGCTCAGTCGTTGTATTCGTTGCAATGCTGGTACCGGAGACTAAGGGACGGACACTTGAGGAAATCCAGGCATCGATGACATTACTTCAATGA
- the LOC104088138 gene encoding sugar transporter ERD6-like 5 isoform X3 produces MDDLGLSIAEYSVFASIMTFGGMIGALISGKVADIFGRRVTMWLLDLFFILGWCSIIFGKRAWWLDAGRLLMGVGSGIQLYVAPIYISEVTPKNIRGCFAAAASFTLTLGFSLAYYIGNNMNWRTLALVGASPCFIQVLGVFFIPESPRWLSKIGLEEEVEASLQRLRGGNADISTEAAEIRDYTKTVRQLSGSDFMDLFSRKYARPLIVGTGLMALVQFGGNSGISSFASSIFRAAGCSADSASRVMAVLQLPFAAMSIILTEKAGRRLLMMITSAGACLGCFLSALGFLLKVLNLVINRILQFVCHTFVVVMFIISMILLYHELDYHQPAELTSSMVFTGILLFSVSFTMGMGGTPWIIMSEILTINIKGSAGSFIALVNCFTSWIVSYAFNFLFQWNAAGIFFLFSFFCGSVVVFVAMLVPETKGRTLEEIQASMTLLQ; encoded by the exons ATGGATGACCTGGGACTCTCTATAGCAGAG TATTCAGTTTTTGCTTCAATCATGACATTTGGAGGAATGATTGGGGCTCTCATAAGTGGAAAGGTGGCTGATATTTTTGGCAGGAGAGTT ACAATGTGGCTTTTGGATCTATTTTTTATCTTGGGCTGGTGCTCAATAATCTTTGGCAAG AGAGCTTGGTGGCTTGATGCTGGACGGTTGCTGATGGGAGTTGGTTCAGGAATTCAGTTATATGTG GCACCTATATACATTTCAGAGGTCACACCAAAAAATATCCGAGGGTGCTTTGCAGCAGCTGCTTCA TTTACGCTGACTCTTGGGTTTTCGCTGGCGTATTACATTGGGAATAACATGAACTGGCGCACTTTAGCTCTAGTAG GTGCTAGCCCTTGCTTTATACAAGTGCTAGGTGTATTCTTCATACCAGAGTCTCCTAGGTGGTTG TCTAAAATTGGTCTGGAGGAGGAGGTAGAAGCATCACTACAGCGTCTGAGGGGGGGAAATGCAGATATTTCTACTGAAGCAGCTGAAATAAGA GACTATACCAAGACAGTTCGGCAACTCTCAGGATCTGACTTTATGGATTTGTTCAGTAGGAAATATGCACGTCCACTTATT GTTGGAACGGGGTTAATGGCTCTCGTACAGTTTGGAGGGAACAGTGGGATATCTTCTTTTGCCAGTTCAATTTTTAGAGCGGCAG GTTGTTCGGCAGACTCAGCATCTAGAGTCATGGCTGTTCTCCAG CTTCCATTTGCTGCCATGAGTATTATCCTTACCGAAAAAGCTGGACGGCGACTGCTTATGATG ATTACTTCGGCTGGGGCTTGCTTAGGATGCTTTCTTTCAGCGTTGGGGTTTCTTTTAAAGGTGCTAAACTTGGTGATAAATCGAATACTTCAATTTGTTTGCCACACTTTTGTTGTTGTGATGTTCATCATATCGATGATTCTGCTTTACCATGAACTGGATTATCATCAACCGGCAGAGCTAACCTCTTCGATGGTGTTCACTGGCATACTG CTCTTTTCTGTATCTTTCACAATGGGCATGGGTGGTACACCCTGGATTATCATGTCAGAG ATACTAACTATAAACATCAAGGGTTCTGCTGGGAGTTTCATTGCCTTGGTCAACTGTTTTACTTCTTGGATAGTTTCTTATGCTTTTAATTTCCTATTCCAATGGAATGCAGCAG GAATATTCTTCTTGTTTTCATTCTTTTGTGGCTCAGTCGTTGTATTCGTTGCAATGCTGGTACCGGAGACTAAGGGACGGACACTTGAGGAAATCCAGGCATCGATGACATTACTTCAATGA
- the LOC104089590 gene encoding uncharacterized protein isoform X3 — protein sequence MGSYFSCLALLLLLLVHKELQDTIAQLEAIRHEIRKISFMNPGPLTSRLVDSINTTAANGTVENGPQKSDEENTIVKKGPQISEKESIVATITPEDHSSGKALTDMHSQAAAYARLAETTPLEAISVDKEGLSELTDESGSIIVLPVSAESAGLLPKRKGTFKEDLRIRRQRSASCQVSMSAVDERFRGKMDNLTPIRVYL from the exons ATGGGGAGCTATTTCTCCTGCTTGGCGCTACTGCTTCTCTTATTG GTGCATAAGGAACTGCAAGATACCATTGCTCAGCTGGAAGCCATACGTCATGAAATTCGAAAAATCTCGTTTATGAATCCTGGTCCATTGACGTCGAGGCTAGTAGACAGCATCAACACAACAGCTGCAAATGGCACTG TTGAAAATGGACCTCAAAAATCTGATGAAGAGAACACCATAGTTAAAAAGGGACCTCAAATATCCGAGAAAGAGAGCATTGTAGCAACTATCACACCTGAG GATCATAGTTCAGGGAAAGCTTTGACTGATATGCACAGCCAAGCCGCTGCTTATGCTAGATTGGCTGAAACGACACCTTTGGAAGCCATTTCTGTAGATAAGGAAGGTCTGAGTGAACTGACTGATGAATCTGGCAGTATTATTGTGCTCCCTGTCTCAGCAGAGAGTGCAGGGTTGTTGCCAAAACGTAAAG GTACATTTAAAGAAGATTTGCGCATTAGAAGGCAGAGATCAGCTTCATGCCAAGTGAGCATGTCAGCTGTGGATGAAAGATTCCGTGGAAAGATGGATAATTTAACCCCAATTCGAGTATATCTCTAA